AAAAATTGTGGGTCGATGGTTGACCCTTGAGGCACATTCTCTTTAGGACGCCGCATAAGAGGGGTGATGTCTGGATCCTCTTCGTCGTCAGTCGCAATCGTTCTTATTTGTGTTGATTCCTCTTCAGGTTGTGCTGATTCTCTTTGTTGCGTTGACACCCCCCAtccacccttgcggtggttGATTTTCCGTCGATCTCTGGGCTTTCAGCCCTCTTTCTCTtatcttccttcttcttcaagcGCTTCTTTTCCCGCCTGCGTTCCCTCTTCTCactcaattttctttctttcttttccttccttGGCTGggcttcttcatctccttctgcCCTCTTCTccttgttcttctttttcttcttctcctcagtCGTTTTAGGTTGCTTCTTCGCTTCCACCTTCTCCAAAGCAACCCTGATGGGTCCCTTATAGGATTCTGTGTGAACAGTTTCCTTTGAATCTGAAACTGCTAGAGCGCTCCTTCTTAAAGCTTCTTCCATCACTTCCTCCGAAGGTAATGGTTGATTAACAACCCCAGCTTCGGGCAGCCCTCCATCATTCTCCATATCACTCAGAATGCTCCTGAACATTTCTCTGtcatctcttcttttcttttcgcTTTCAGATGACAGTGTTGGGAGTGGGACACTCTCCGTGCTCTGCCCCTCTCAGGTTTTGAGTGGTCTGGCTACTACAGGCTTTCGTCGAGGTTTTATAGTGATTCTTGGGACGGGTTATAGTTGGGCAGTTTGCTGCGAGGAATGCCACCTCTCTTGTAGTGATTTAGGCTGGTGAAGGTGATGAAGGTAAAGAGGATGAATGGGAAGATTGATCGGCCATGGCTGTAATGAGTGAAAGAGCTGGGAAAGCTCTTAGGGTTTAGGAAGAAAGTTTGAAGGTCTAGGTATGCAAAGGATTCATTAAGGTTTCCGTTTCGCAAAAGATTCAAGTAGACGACCTAAGATGGAGAAGGACgaaatttataggttgggccttgatgggcccaacacAAATTCTACGGTGGCAGGCTTCGAAGTACTCAAAAAGCCTGCCGCTGCACTTctcacatttatgaattagCAGAGAAGTACGTCCTTTCATTTGCTAAGTCATCATTTCCTTGAAAGCCTAAACGATTGGACTACTCTTTTTGCANNNNNNNNNNNNNNNNNNNNNNNNNNNNNNNNNNNNNNNNNNNNNNNNNNNNNNNNNNNNNNNNNNNNNNNNNNNNNNNNNNNNNNNNNNNNNNNNNNNNNNNNNNNNNNNNNNNNNNNNNNNNNNNNNNNNNNNNNNNNNNNNNNNNNNNNNNNNNNNNNNNNNNNNNNNNNNNNNNNNNNNNNNNNNNNNNNNNNNNNNNNNNNNNNNNNNNNNNNNNNNNNNNNNNNNNNNNNNNNNNNNNNNNNNNNNNNNNNNNNNNNNNNNNNNNNNNNNNNNNNNNNNNNNNNNNNNNNNNNNNNNNNNNNNNNNNNNNNNNNNNNNNNNNNNNNNNNNNNNNNNNNNNNNNNNNNNNNNNNNNNNNNNNNNNNNNNNNNNNNNNNNNNNNNNNNNNNNNNNNNNNNNNNNNNNNNNNNNNNNNNNNNNNNNNNNNNNNNNNNNNNNNNNNNNNNNNNNNNNNNNNNNNNNNNNNNNNNNNNNNNNNNNNNNNNNNNNNNNNNNNNNNNNNNNNNNNNNNNNNNNNNNNNNNNNNNNNNNNNNNNNNNNNNNNNNNNNNNNNNNNNNNNNNNNNNNNNNNNNNNNNNNNNNNNNNNNNNNNNNNNNNNNNNNNNNNNNNNNNNNNNNNNNNNNNNNNNNNNNNNNNNNNNNNNNNNNNNNNNNNNNNNNNNNNNNNNNNNNNNNNNNNNNNNNNNNNNNNNNNNNNNNNNNNNNNNNNNNNNNNNNNNNNNNNNNNNNNNNNNNNNNNNNNNNNNNNNNNNNNNNNNNNNNNNNNNNNNNNNNNNNNNNNNNNNNNNNNNNNNNNNNNNNNNNNNNNNNNNNNNNNNNNNNNNNNNNNNNNNNNNNNNNNNNNNNNNNNNNNNNNNNNNNNNNNNNNNNNNNNNNNNNNNNNNNNNNNNNNNNNNNNNNNNNNNNNNNNNNNNNNNNNNNNNNNNNNNNNNNNNNNNNNNNNNNNNNNNNNNNNNNNNNNNNNNNNNNNNNNNNNNNNNNNNNNNNNNNNNNNNNNNNNNNNNNNNNNNNNNNNNNNNNNNNNNNNNNNNNNNNNNNNNNNNNNNNNNNNNNNNNNNNNNNNNNNNNNNNNNNNNNNNNNNNNNNNNNNNNNNNNNNNNNNNNNNNNNNNNNNNNNNNNNNNNNNNNNNNNNNNNNNNNNNNNNNNNNNNNNNNNNNNNNNNNNNNNNNNNNNNNNNNNNNNNNNNNNNNNNNNNNNNNNNNNNNNNNNNNNNNNNNNNNNNNNNNNNNNNNNNNNNNNNNNNNNNNNNNNNNNNNNNNNNNNNNNNNNNNNNNNNNNNNNNNNNNNNNNNNNNNNNNNNNNNNNNNNNNNNNNNNNNNNNNNNNNNNNNNNNNNNNNNNNNNNNNNNNNNNNNNNNNNNNNNNNNNNNNNNNNNNNNNNNNNNNNNNNNNNNNNNNNNNNNNNNNNNNNNNNNNNNNNNNNNNNNNNNNNNNNNNNNNNNNNNNNNNNNNNNNNNNNNNNNNNNNNNNNNNNNNNNNNNNNNNNNNNNNNNNNNNNNNNNNNNNNNNNNNNNNNNNNNNNNNNNNNNNNNNNNNNNNNNNNNNNNNNNNNNNNNNNNNNNNNNNNNNNNNNNNNNNNNNNNNNNNNNNNNNNNNNNNNNNNNNNNNNNNNNNNNNNNNNNNNNNNNNNNNNNNNNNNNNNNNNNNNNNNNNNNNNNNNNNNNNNNNNNNNNNNNNNNNNNNNNNNNNNNNNNNNNNNNNNNNNNNNNNNNNNNNNNNNNNNNNNNNNNNNNNNNNNNNNNNNNNNNNNNNNNNNNNNNNNNNNNNNNNNNNNNNNNNNNNNNNNNNNNNNNNNNNNNNNNNNNNNNNNNNNNNNNNNNNNNNNNNNNNNNNNNNNNNNNNNNNNNNNNNNNNNNNNNNNNNNNNNNNNNNNNNNNNNNNNNNNNNNNNNNNNNNNNNNNNNNNNNNNNNNNNNNNNNNNNNNNNNNNNNNNNNNNNNNNNNNNNNNNNNNNNNNNNNNNNNNNNNNNNNNNNNNNNNNNNNNNNNNNNNNNNNNNNNNNNNNNNNNNNNNNNNNNNNNNNNNNNNNNNNNNNNNNNNNNNNNNNNNNNNNNNNNNNNNNNNNNNNNNNNNNNNNNNNNNNNNNNNNNNNNNNNNNNNNNNNNNNNNNNNNNNNNNNNNNNNNNNNNNNNNNNNNNNNNNNNNNNNNNNNNNNNNNNNNNNNNNNNNNNNNNNNNNNNNNNNNNNNNNNNNNNNNNNNNNNNNNNNNNNNNNNNNNNNNNNNNNNNNNNNNNNNNNNNNNNNNNNNNNNNNNNNNNNNNNNNNNNNNNNNNNNNNNNNNNNNNNNNNNNNNNNNNNNNNNNNNNNNNNNNNNNNNNNNNNNNNNNNNNNNNNNNNNNNNNNNNNNNNNNNNNNNNNNNNNNNNNNNNNNNNNNNNNNNNNNNNNNNNNNNNNNNNNNNNNNNNNNNNNNNNNNNNNNNNNNNNNNNNNNNNNNNNNNNNNNNNNNNNNNNNNNNNNNNNNNNNNNNNNNNNNNNNNNNNNNNNNNNNNNNNNNNNNNNNNNNNNNNNNNNNNNNNNNNNNNNNNNNNNNNNNNNNNNNNNNNNNNNNNNNNNNNNNNNNNNNNNNNNNNNNNNNNNNNNNNNNNNNNNNNNNNNNNNNNNNNNNNNNNNNNNNNNNNNNNNNNNNNNNNNNNNNNNNNNNNNNNNNNNNNNNNNNNNNNNNNNNNNNNNNNNNNNNNNNNNNNNNNNNNNNNNNNNNNNNNNNNNNNNNNNNNNNNNNNNNNNNNNNNNNNNNNNNNNNNNNNNNNNNNNNNNNNNNNNNNNNNNNNNNNNNNNNNNNNNNNNNNNNNNNNNNNNNNNNNNNNNNNNNNNNNNNNNNNNNNNNNNNNNNNNNNNNNNNNNNNNNNNNNNNNNNNNNNNNNNNNNNNNNNNNNNNNNNNNNNNNNNNNNNNN
Above is a window of Benincasa hispida cultivar B227 unplaced genomic scaffold, ASM972705v1 Contig688, whole genome shotgun sequence DNA encoding:
- the LOC120069931 gene encoding UPF0329 protein ECU05_1680/ECU11_0050-like; protein product: MENDGGLPEAGVVNQPLPSEEVMEEALRRSALAVSDSKETVHTESYKGPIRVALEKVEAKKQPKTTEEKKKKKNKEKRAEGDEEAQPRKEKKERKLSEKRERRREKKRLKKKEDKRKRAESPEIDGKSTTARVDGGCQRNKENQHNLKRNQHK